From Thermococcus sp.:
ACGAGCTCCTTAACCTTGGACTTAACTATCAGCTCGGCCATTTTACACACCTCCTTGTTGGCCTTTGAGGCCGTTCTTAGTTTGCCGTTCCCCTTTATAACCTTTCTCCTCGGAGAGTGTTCCATAGCGGGGAAAAGATTAAATTAACTCGAGGTTACCTACCATGAGGTGAGGGGATGAAAAGGCTCGCCCTAATCGACGGCGAGCACTATCCGCCGGTTACACGCTGGGCCATAAAGAAGCTCGGCAACGTATGCTGTGCAGTCTTTCTCGGGGGTAGTGAAAAGATAGGCTCGCTCGGACGACTTGAGCGAGAGTTAGGGGTTAGGCTCTACCTCGACCGGGATCCGTTGAAGGCCCTTGAACTGGCTCTTCGGGAGAATGATGTTGATGAAGTCGTTGATTTGAGTGACGAGCCCGTTGCTGACTATAAACTGAGGTTTAGGATAGCGTCCCTATGCATAAGATACGGCGTGGTTTACAGGGGAGCGGACTTCGAGTTCAGGCCCGGGGGACTGATAAAGCCATCAAAGCCCACTATAAGCGTTCTCGGCCTCGGAAAGCGCGTCGGAAAGACCACCATAGGGAGCTTTGTTGCGAGGGTTCTAAAGGAGAGATACCGCCCCGTCGTGGTTACGATGGGCAGGGGCGGTCCTGAAAAGCCCGAGCTGGTAGACGGTGAAAGCGAAGAGCTGACACCGGAAAACCTCCTCAGGCTGGCGGAGATGGGCAAGCACGCCGCCTCCGACCACTACGAGGATGCCCTCGTTGCTGGGGTCACGACCATTGGTTGCCGTCGCTGTGGCGGGGGTATGGCCGGCTTTCCCTTCTTCCACGTCTTTCACAGTGGGATAAAACTCGCCGAGAAACTTCCCCACAATATCATAATCGCCGAGGGAAGCGGGGCAACGATTCCACCGGTTTTGGCGGACGGCTACATCACAGTTCTGAGCGCACTCCAGGGGGAGGAAAGCGTTGGGGGCTTTTTCGGGCCCTTCCGGATTGGGTTAGCCGACATAGTGGTAGTCACGATGGCCGACTTAAACCCCGAACAGGCAGAAGTTTTCAGGGACTTAGCTGAAAGAATCAACCCGAAGGCTGACGTGCACCTTGTTGCCTTTAAACCCCGTCCCCTTGGGGAAGTTTCGGGGAAGAGGGTTGCCCTCTTTATGACTTCCAACCGGGCGCTTGACGGTGCTAGGGAGAAAGTTGAGGGTCTGGGAGCAGAGGTGGTATTTACCAGCGGAAACCTCGCCAATAGGATGGTTCTTTCAAAGGAACTCGCGGAGCTCGATGGGGTTTCATTGGATGCAGTCCTCGTTGAGCTCAAGGCGGCGGCCGTTGATACCGTGACGCGGTGGGCCCTCGAAAGGGGGTTGGAGGTAATATACCTCGCCAACGAGCCCGTAAACGTTGATGGAAAGAGCCTGAGGGATGCCGTTTTGAGCCTAGCGGAAAGGGTGATGGGCAAATGATAATAGTCACCGACCCCGAGCGGAGGATTCAGTTGCCCTTCTCAAGGGGAATACTCACGCGCTCGATTACACTGGCCGGAGTTGACGTTGGCATAGCCTACATAATAGCTAGCGAGGTCCAGAGGGAGCTCGTTGAGAGGAGGAAACGCGTTGTAAGCACGGAAGAGATAAGGGAGCTCACATACCGGAAGCTCCTAGAGCACGGGCTCAAAAAGGAGGCAGAGCGCTACCTCTTCTGGCGCGAGTTCAGGAGGAAGAAAATACCCCTAGTCGTGCTCCTTGGAGGAGTTACCGGCGTTGGGAAGTCCACGATAGCGACGGAACTGGCCTTCAGGCTCTCCATAAGAACTATAATCGGAACTGACACTGTCAGGGAGGTGATGAGGAAGATAATAGCGAGAGAGCTCCTCCCGGATTTGCACGCGTCGTCCTTTCTAGCGTGGCGCGAGCTGAAGGCCAACAGTCTCATCGAGGGTTTTGAGAGCCAGGTAAGACACGTCTCGGTGGGTGTCAAGGCCGT
This genomic window contains:
- a CDS encoding 2,3-diphosphoglycerate synthetase produces the protein MKRLALIDGEHYPPVTRWAIKKLGNVCCAVFLGGSEKIGSLGRLERELGVRLYLDRDPLKALELALRENDVDEVVDLSDEPVADYKLRFRIASLCIRYGVVYRGADFEFRPGGLIKPSKPTISVLGLGKRVGKTTIGSFVARVLKERYRPVVVTMGRGGPEKPELVDGESEELTPENLLRLAEMGKHAASDHYEDALVAGVTTIGCRRCGGGMAGFPFFHVFHSGIKLAEKLPHNIIIAEGSGATIPPVLADGYITVLSALQGEESVGGFFGPFRIGLADIVVVTMADLNPEQAEVFRDLAERINPKADVHLVAFKPRPLGEVSGKRVALFMTSNRALDGAREKVEGLGAEVVFTSGNLANRMVLSKELAELDGVSLDAVLVELKAAAVDTVTRWALERGLEVIYLANEPVNVDGKSLRDAVLSLAERVMGK
- a CDS encoding 2-phosphoglycerate kinase, with amino-acid sequence MIIVTDPERRIQLPFSRGILTRSITLAGVDVGIAYIIASEVQRELVERRKRVVSTEEIRELTYRKLLEHGLKKEAERYLFWREFRRKKIPLVVLLGGVTGVGKSTIATELAFRLSIRTIIGTDTVREVMRKIIARELLPDLHASSFLAWRELKANSLIEGFESQVRHVSVGVKAVLDRVQREGMNAIIEGIHLVPGFVETGQNAFMYILTVSDRKALEAHFYERSRYSKRPADYYIEHIDEILWLQDYIIRKAKEQGVKVIENIELERTVNEIMEDLMKRLREGL